One genomic region from Prevotella sp. Rep29 encodes:
- the infC gene encoding translation initiation factor IF-3 produces the protein MRNDKKKENQYRVNEQIRAREVRVVSDGESSVMPLRQALDLARQEGVDLVEISPNAQPPVCRLIDYSKFLYQQKKRQKEMKAKQVKVEVKEIRFGPQTGENDYNFKLKHAKEFLEEGNKVRAFVFFRGRSILFKEQGEVLLLRFANDLEEYGKVEQLPALEGKKMAIIMSPKKAGVAKKSQQKMDREKREAEAKETARQQKEASAVENGLLANAKISSDALERLKEQE, from the coding sequence ATGAGAAACGACAAGAAAAAAGAAAATCAGTATCGAGTGAACGAACAGATTCGGGCACGTGAAGTGCGTGTCGTCAGCGATGGCGAGTCTTCAGTGATGCCTTTGCGCCAAGCGTTGGACTTGGCTCGCCAGGAGGGTGTTGACCTTGTGGAAATATCTCCCAATGCACAGCCGCCAGTTTGTCGCCTCATCGACTATTCCAAATTCCTCTATCAGCAGAAAAAACGCCAGAAAGAAATGAAGGCGAAGCAGGTGAAGGTGGAAGTGAAAGAAATTCGTTTCGGTCCGCAGACGGGCGAGAACGACTACAACTTCAAACTTAAGCATGCCAAGGAGTTTTTGGAAGAAGGTAACAAAGTGCGCGCTTTTGTCTTTTTCCGTGGTCGCTCCATTCTGTTCAAAGAGCAGGGAGAAGTGCTTCTGCTCCGTTTTGCCAACGATTTGGAGGAGTACGGAAAGGTTGAACAGTTGCCGGCACTTGAAGGCAAGAAGATGGCAATCATCATGTCGCCGAAGAAAGCGGGCGTAGCTAAGAAGAGCCAACAGAAGATGGACCGTGAGAAACGTGAGGCGGAAGCCAAGGAGACGGCTCGTCAGCAGAAGGAAGCGTCGGCAGTGGAGAATGGATTGCTCGCCAATGCGAAGATTAGTAGCGATGCCCTTGAAAGACTGAAAGAACAGGAATGA
- the rpmI gene encoding 50S ribosomal protein L35 gives MPKVKTNSGAKKRFRFTGTGKIKRNHAYHSHILTKKTKKQKRNLVHQTLVDRSNMKQVRDLLCLR, from the coding sequence ATGCCAAAAGTAAAAACAAACTCCGGAGCTAAGAAGCGTTTCCGCTTCACCGGAACAGGCAAGATCAAGCGTAACCACGCTTATCACAGCCACATTCTGACAAAGAAAACAAAGAAACAAAAACGAAATCTGGTGCACCAGACACTCGTTGACAGGTCGAACATGAAGCAGGTACGCGATTTGCTCTGCCTCCGTTAA
- the rplT gene encoding 50S ribosomal protein L20, whose translation MPRSVNHVASKAKRTRILKLTKGYFGARKNVWTVAKNTWEKGLTYAYRDRRNKKRTFRALWIQRINAAARMEGMSYSQFMGAMHKAGIEINRKVLADLAVNNPEAFKAIVAKVK comes from the coding sequence ATGCCAAGATCAGTAAATCACGTTGCTTCTAAAGCAAAAAGAACAAGAATCCTGAAACTCACGAAAGGTTATTTCGGAGCCCGTAAGAATGTTTGGACAGTAGCCAAGAACACTTGGGAGAAAGGTCTCACCTATGCTTATCGCGATCGTCGTAATAAGAAACGTACATTCCGCGCATTGTGGATTCAGCGTATCAACGCTGCTGCACGCATGGAAGGAATGAGTTATTCGCAGTTCATGGGCGCTATGCACAAGGCTGGTATCGAAATCAACCGCAAAGTACTGGCTGACCTCGCAGTAAACAATCCCGAAGCCTTCAAGGCGATTGTGGCAAAAGTGAAGTAA
- a CDS encoding DUF2284 domain-containing protein has translation MTHEAFTLTHVTATIPLEDYVRDYRDKERFMGYCKQCGQYGKRWSCPPYDFDVDTYIAGYQQVMILGTKITFDEAYRHSFTTAKERNEASNEAMETAIKLMDECHRQLEKEYPGSLSFTGAKCFLCAPEPCARLKNEPCRHPEQMRHSLESVGFDISKTASQLLGMELKWATGIELPEYLVLVTALFVKGEIAETPSSLLGFDALHAQ, from the coding sequence ATGACTCACGAAGCATTTACTTTGACACATGTCACGGCAACCATTCCGTTGGAAGACTATGTGCGCGATTACCGCGACAAGGAGCGTTTTATGGGCTATTGCAAGCAATGCGGTCAGTATGGGAAGCGTTGGTCGTGTCCGCCTTATGACTTTGATGTTGACACCTATATCGCCGGCTATCAGCAAGTGATGATTCTCGGCACGAAGATTACGTTCGACGAGGCGTACCGCCATTCGTTTACTACTGCGAAGGAACGCAATGAAGCATCAAACGAGGCGATGGAGACTGCCATCAAGCTGATGGACGAGTGTCATCGCCAATTGGAAAAGGAATACCCCGGTAGTCTTTCGTTTACGGGAGCCAAATGTTTCCTCTGTGCGCCTGAGCCGTGTGCACGGTTGAAGAACGAGCCTTGCCGTCACCCGGAGCAGATGCGTCACTCCTTGGAGTCGGTGGGCTTCGACATCAGCAAGACAGCCAGTCAGTTGCTCGGCATGGAACTGAAATGGGCAACGGGAATAGAGCTGCCCGAATATCTGGTGCTTGTCACGGCGCTGTTTGTGAAGGGCGAAATCGCCGAAACGCCATCTTCACTTCTTGGTTTTGATGCCCTTCATGCTCAGTGA
- a CDS encoding Tex family protein → MNIFTKMIASELALKEGNVENTLALLEQGCTIPFIARYRKERTGGLDEIQIGQIATLYNKYKEIAKRKESITKSITEQERMTPELQKRIEECWNTTELEDIYLPYRPKRRTRAQVAREQGLEPLAQLLLLQREQRPDEAAKRFVKGEVEDVESALKGAMDIIAEQVSENEQARNTIRMMFNKHATISSKVVKAKAEEENAQKFADYFNWSEPLKRCSAHRLLAMRRGEEEGFLRVSISADNEECVSRLQRQFVRGSSPCGKLVGEAVEDAYKRLLEPSIENEFAALSKERADEECIAVFAENLRQLLLAAPLGQKRVMGIDPGFRTGCKVVCLDAQGNLLHHEAIFPHPPVNRRMQATMHLMKMLKDYQIEAIAIGNGTASRETGDFVKDTLKELEKETAGTHTVRVFTVSEDGASVYSASKTAREEFPDEDVTVRGAVSIGRRLMDPLAELVKIDPKSIGVGQYQHDVDQSALKRSLDMTVESCVNLVGVNLNTASQHLLTYVSGLGPALAKNIVEYRREHGAFTARTQLKRVARLGESAFEQCAGFLRIPESNNPLDNSAVHPESYPIVEQMAKDCGCSVAELINDKERQKNIRIENYTTADIGLPTLTDIMRELEKPGRDPREQIEEFEFDPNVQTIDDLEEGMVLPGIVTNITNFGAFVDIGVHQDGLVHVSQLADRFVRDANEIVKLHQHVTVRVKEVDHRRNRISLSMKGIKTKK, encoded by the coding sequence ATGAATATATTCACGAAAATGATTGCCAGCGAACTGGCACTGAAAGAAGGCAATGTGGAAAACACATTGGCGCTACTCGAGCAGGGATGTACCATCCCGTTTATTGCACGCTACCGGAAAGAGCGCACAGGAGGACTGGACGAAATACAAATCGGGCAGATTGCCACATTATATAATAAGTATAAAGAGATTGCCAAACGCAAGGAGAGTATCACCAAAAGCATCACCGAACAGGAACGCATGACGCCCGAGCTCCAGAAACGCATCGAGGAATGTTGGAACACAACCGAGCTGGAAGACATTTACCTGCCCTATCGACCCAAACGGCGCACACGGGCACAAGTGGCACGCGAACAGGGACTGGAACCGCTTGCACAACTACTTTTGCTCCAACGCGAGCAACGCCCGGACGAAGCCGCAAAGCGATTTGTGAAAGGCGAAGTGGAAGACGTTGAGAGCGCACTGAAAGGAGCCATGGACATCATCGCCGAGCAAGTCAGCGAAAACGAACAGGCACGCAACACCATCCGAATGATGTTCAACAAACACGCCACCATCTCGTCCAAGGTCGTAAAAGCAAAAGCCGAAGAGGAAAATGCACAGAAATTCGCTGACTACTTCAATTGGTCAGAACCGCTGAAACGATGCTCCGCACACCGGCTGCTCGCCATGCGCCGAGGCGAGGAGGAAGGCTTCCTGCGCGTCAGCATATCAGCCGACAACGAGGAGTGTGTCAGCCGGCTGCAACGGCAATTTGTCAGAGGTTCCTCACCATGCGGAAAACTGGTAGGAGAAGCGGTGGAAGATGCTTACAAACGATTGCTCGAACCGTCGATAGAGAACGAATTTGCTGCCCTCAGCAAAGAGCGGGCAGACGAAGAATGTATCGCCGTTTTTGCCGAAAACCTGCGGCAACTGTTGCTCGCTGCACCGTTAGGACAAAAGCGGGTGATGGGCATCGACCCCGGATTCCGAACGGGATGCAAAGTGGTTTGCCTCGACGCACAGGGAAACCTGCTGCACCACGAAGCCATATTCCCCCACCCTCCCGTCAACCGCCGCATGCAGGCAACCATGCACCTCATGAAGATGCTGAAAGATTATCAGATTGAAGCGATTGCTATCGGCAACGGCACAGCCAGCCGTGAGACGGGCGACTTTGTGAAAGACACATTGAAGGAACTGGAGAAAGAGACTGCAGGCACACATACAGTCAGAGTCTTCACCGTCAGCGAGGACGGAGCGTCGGTATATTCCGCATCGAAAACCGCTCGCGAAGAGTTTCCCGATGAAGACGTGACCGTGCGGGGTGCCGTGAGCATTGGCAGACGACTGATGGACCCGCTGGCTGAACTGGTGAAGATTGACCCGAAAAGCATCGGCGTCGGGCAATACCAACACGACGTGGATCAGTCGGCACTCAAGAGGAGTCTGGACATGACCGTCGAGAGTTGCGTCAACCTGGTGGGAGTCAACCTGAACACAGCATCGCAACACCTGCTCACGTACGTCAGCGGATTAGGACCGGCATTGGCAAAGAACATTGTTGAATACCGGCGGGAACATGGCGCTTTCACCGCACGCACACAACTCAAGCGAGTGGCACGCCTTGGTGAGAGCGCATTCGAGCAATGTGCCGGATTCCTGCGCATCCCCGAATCAAACAACCCGCTCGACAACAGCGCAGTACACCCCGAGAGTTATCCAATCGTCGAACAAATGGCAAAAGATTGCGGGTGCTCGGTGGCTGAACTTATCAACGACAAAGAGCGCCAAAAGAATATTCGCATCGAAAACTACACCACGGCAGACATCGGTCTCCCCACCTTGACCGACATTATGCGCGAACTGGAAAAACCGGGACGCGACCCACGCGAGCAGATTGAAGAGTTTGAGTTCGACCCAAACGTGCAAACCATTGATGATTTAGAAGAAGGAATGGTGCTACCGGGCATCGTCACCAACATCACCAACTTCGGAGCGTTCGTCGATATTGGCGTTCACCAAGACGGATTGGTACATGTCTCACAACTCGCTGACCGCTTCGTGCGCGATGCTAACGAGATAGTGAAACTCCATCAGCATGTGACGGTGCGCGTCAAGGAGGTTGACCATCGGAGAAACCGCATATCACTGAGCATGAAGGGCATCAAAACCAAGAAGTGA
- a CDS encoding ABC-F family ATP-binding cassette domain-containing protein: MISVDDLSVEFSARPLFSGVGFVINDRDRIALVGKNGAGKSTLLKILCGQQRPTSGTVNIPNDTTIGYLPQVMRLADDTTVCEEARKAFSAHTALKERLDRMERELSERNDYDSPDYMALVERFTQEHDRYQMLGAENNEAKMERTLTGLGFLRTDFDRPTKEFSGGWRMRIELAKILLQRPDVLLLDEPTNHLDIESIQWLEQFLSQSGQAVVLVSHDRAFINNVTNRTLEISCGQVIDYKVKYDEYVVLRKERREQQIRAYENQQKEIADAKEFINRFRYKPSKAVQVQQKIRQLEKIVPVEIDEVDMSAIRLKFPPCLRSGDFPIICEEVGKSYGEHEVFSGVNLSIRRGEKVAFVGKNGEGKTTLVKCIMNEIPYVGDLKVGHNVQIGYFAQNQAQLLDESLTVFETIDRVARGDVRLRINDILGAFMFGGEESEKKVKVLSGGERSRLAMIKLLLEPVNLLILDEPTNHLDMVSKDVLKEAVRAFDGTAIIVSHDREFLDGLVTKVFEFSGGKVREHIGGIYDFLQSRNIQSLNQLGQTVPVAKEQPSQKTEKDTSPKESYAERKERQRAKSKLEKAVSQSEAKIEEMENRLKELDEILSQPENASDMNLVTEYTSTKRCLDEEVERWGQLSEELESLEG; this comes from the coding sequence ATGATTTCGGTTGACGATTTAAGTGTGGAATTTTCGGCGCGCCCGCTCTTTTCGGGTGTCGGCTTTGTCATCAATGATCGTGACCGGATTGCGCTGGTTGGAAAGAACGGGGCAGGAAAATCAACTCTTTTGAAGATTCTATGCGGGCAGCAGCGTCCTACTTCGGGCACGGTGAATATTCCCAACGACACCACAATCGGCTATTTGCCGCAGGTGATGCGGTTGGCTGACGACACGACGGTGTGCGAAGAGGCGCGGAAAGCCTTTTCTGCGCATACCGCATTGAAGGAGCGACTCGACCGGATGGAGCGTGAGCTGTCGGAGCGGAACGACTACGACTCGCCAGACTACATGGCGCTGGTGGAGCGTTTCACTCAGGAGCACGACCGCTATCAGATGCTCGGTGCGGAGAACAACGAGGCGAAAATGGAGCGCACGCTGACGGGACTGGGATTTCTCAGGACAGATTTTGACCGTCCGACGAAAGAGTTCTCGGGCGGTTGGCGCATGCGAATCGAACTGGCGAAGATACTTCTTCAGCGCCCTGATGTGTTGTTGTTGGACGAGCCGACCAACCATCTTGATATAGAAAGCATTCAGTGGCTGGAGCAATTCCTCTCGCAGAGCGGGCAGGCTGTTGTCTTGGTGAGCCACGACAGGGCGTTCATCAACAACGTGACTAATCGGACGTTGGAAATTTCTTGCGGACAGGTCATCGACTACAAGGTGAAATACGACGAATATGTTGTCTTGAGGAAGGAGCGGCGCGAGCAGCAAATACGCGCTTATGAGAACCAGCAAAAGGAGATAGCTGATGCGAAAGAGTTCATCAATCGCTTCCGGTACAAGCCTTCGAAGGCTGTTCAGGTTCAACAGAAAATCAGGCAGTTAGAGAAAATCGTTCCAGTGGAGATTGATGAAGTGGATATGTCTGCCATTCGCCTGAAGTTTCCTCCTTGTCTGCGTAGTGGCGACTTTCCCATTATCTGCGAAGAGGTGGGAAAGAGTTATGGTGAACATGAGGTGTTTTCGGGAGTCAATCTTTCAATCCGCCGTGGCGAGAAGGTTGCCTTTGTCGGCAAAAACGGTGAGGGAAAAACCACGCTTGTGAAGTGTATCATGAACGAGATTCCCTATGTGGGCGACTTGAAAGTGGGACACAATGTACAGATAGGCTATTTTGCACAAAACCAGGCGCAGCTCTTGGACGAGTCGCTGACCGTTTTCGAGACCATCGACCGCGTGGCGAGGGGCGACGTACGCCTGCGCATCAACGATATTCTCGGCGCTTTCATGTTTGGCGGCGAGGAATCGGAGAAGAAGGTGAAGGTGCTCAGTGGCGGCGAGCGCAGTCGTTTGGCGATGATCAAGCTATTGCTGGAGCCAGTCAACCTGTTGATTCTCGACGAGCCGACCAACCATCTCGATATGGTGTCGAAGGATGTGTTGAAGGAAGCTGTCCGCGCATTCGACGGAACGGCAATCATCGTCTCGCACGACCGTGAATTTCTCGATGGGCTGGTGACGAAAGTCTTTGAGTTCTCCGGCGGGAAAGTGCGTGAGCATATTGGTGGAATCTACGATTTCCTGCAGTCGCGAAACATCCAGTCGCTCAACCAGTTGGGGCAGACCGTGCCCGTCGCGAAAGAGCAGCCGTCGCAAAAAACGGAAAAAGACACTTCGCCGAAGGAAAGCTATGCGGAGCGCAAGGAGCGACAGCGTGCGAAGAGCAAGCTGGAAAAGGCTGTCAGTCAGTCGGAAGCGAAAATTGAAGAGATGGAGAATCGCCTGAAGGAACTCGATGAAATCCTCTCTCAGCCGGAGAATGCTTCGGACATGAACCTCGTCACCGAATACACATCTACGAAACGCTGTCTGGATGAGGAGGTGGAACGCTGGGGACAACTGTCTGAAGAGCTCGAGAGCCTTGAAGGTTAG
- a CDS encoding ABC transporter ATP-binding protein, giving the protein MLKTLYKQIGEYKTASVLTPLFTSLEVVMDVLIPYVTARLIDDGLNAGNMGDVYFYGAVMVGMACVSLLFGILAGRYSAYASSGFAANLRRAMYRNVQTFSFSDIDKFSTSGLVTRMTTDVTNLQNAYQQILRVTVRAPYRLVLSIVMCVVINPQLSFIFIIATVILSVFLYLVISRVAKLFTQVFQQYDVLNQCVQENISGIRVVKAFVREDYETLKFSRAAQGLYRLYVRSERLMALNHPVMNMVVYGCIIAISWFGAHLVVGGSLTTGELTSLFTYVMSILMSLMMLSMIFVMLTMSAASGKRVAEVIDEKADIVDPEKPVYELQSGAIDFENVCFAYHGMSLKQLERFGKLFDSLRKLLGQKALEGDYALRNITLSVKSGESIGIIGGTGSGKSSLVNLVSRLYDATEGTVKVGGRDVRSYALAALRNSVSVVLQKNVLFSGTILDNLHWGNAEATLEQCREACRCACADEFIDQLPDGYETRVEQGGANFSGGQRQRLCIARALLKRPKVLILDDSTSACDTATDTKIRKALREELPAMTKLIIAQRIASVQDCDRILVMENGQVSGFDTHERLLQTNELYREIYQIQTEDGGDFDEPGSQAKGGDE; this is encoded by the coding sequence ATGCTGAAAACTCTTTACAAACAGATAGGCGAATATAAGACCGCATCGGTTTTGACACCGCTTTTCACTTCGTTGGAAGTGGTGATGGATGTGCTGATTCCCTATGTGACGGCTCGGTTGATTGACGATGGACTGAATGCCGGCAACATGGGTGATGTGTATTTCTATGGTGCGGTGATGGTTGGAATGGCGTGTGTGAGTCTTTTGTTCGGGATACTTGCCGGCAGGTATTCGGCTTATGCGTCATCAGGTTTTGCTGCCAACTTGCGTCGGGCGATGTATCGCAACGTGCAGACCTTTTCGTTTTCCGACATCGACAAGTTTTCCACGTCGGGCTTGGTGACGCGCATGACGACGGATGTGACGAACTTGCAGAACGCCTATCAGCAGATATTACGCGTGACGGTTCGGGCTCCTTACCGTTTGGTGCTGAGCATTGTGATGTGTGTGGTAATCAATCCGCAGCTCTCGTTCATCTTTATTATTGCCACCGTGATTCTTTCTGTCTTTCTTTATCTGGTCATCAGCAGGGTGGCAAAGCTTTTCACGCAGGTGTTCCAGCAGTACGACGTGTTGAACCAGTGTGTGCAGGAGAACATATCGGGCATCCGGGTGGTAAAGGCGTTTGTGCGTGAAGACTATGAGACCTTGAAGTTCAGCCGTGCTGCTCAGGGGTTATACCGCCTGTACGTGCGTTCGGAGCGGCTGATGGCACTCAATCATCCGGTCATGAACATGGTGGTGTATGGTTGTATCATCGCCATTTCGTGGTTTGGTGCCCATCTGGTGGTGGGTGGTTCGTTGACTACGGGTGAGCTGACGTCATTGTTCACCTACGTGATGTCGATTCTGATGTCGCTGATGATGCTTTCCATGATTTTCGTGATGTTGACCATGAGTGCTGCGAGTGGGAAACGAGTGGCTGAGGTGATTGACGAGAAGGCTGACATTGTGGACCCTGAAAAGCCTGTTTACGAGCTTCAAAGCGGTGCAATAGACTTCGAAAACGTATGCTTTGCTTACCACGGGATGAGCCTGAAACAGCTGGAGAGGTTCGGTAAACTATTCGACTCGTTGCGAAAGTTGCTCGGTCAGAAAGCCCTTGAGGGTGACTATGCGTTGCGCAATATCACTCTGAGCGTGAAGTCGGGTGAGAGCATCGGCATCATTGGCGGAACGGGAAGCGGCAAGTCGTCGCTGGTCAATCTTGTCAGCCGCCTGTATGATGCGACCGAAGGAACCGTGAAGGTCGGTGGCAGGGATGTGCGGTCGTATGCCCTCGCAGCGCTCAGGAACTCAGTTTCGGTTGTGCTGCAAAAGAATGTGCTGTTCTCGGGCACGATTCTTGACAATCTCCATTGGGGAAATGCGGAGGCTACTCTGGAGCAATGCCGCGAGGCGTGTCGGTGTGCTTGTGCCGATGAGTTTATCGACCAGTTGCCCGACGGTTATGAAACGCGTGTGGAACAGGGTGGGGCGAACTTCTCCGGCGGGCAGCGTCAGCGTCTTTGCATCGCCCGTGCCTTGCTGAAGCGGCCGAAGGTGTTGATTCTTGACGATTCGACGAGTGCCTGCGACACGGCAACCGATACAAAGATACGAAAGGCATTGCGCGAGGAACTTCCTGCCATGACCAAGCTGATTATCGCCCAGCGCATCGCCAGTGTGCAGGATTGTGACCGCATTCTTGTGATGGAGAATGGACAGGTGAGTGGCTTCGACACACACGAGAGACTGCTGCAGACGAATGAACTCTATCGGGAGATTTATCAGATACAGACGGAAGACGGCGGCGATTTTGACGAGCCAGGCAGCCAGGCGAAAGGAGGTGACGAATGA
- a CDS encoding ABC transporter ATP-binding protein: MRNAFTPHQRNKVENLAGVDKKGVLLRLTRYVLKNYRFSCLTVAFCILVTAVTTLTSTLFTRTLIDDYIVPLTQTDNPQYGSLAQALLTLGVVLLFGVICSYTYNRIMINVTQGTMLRLRNDMFAHMQKLPVSYFDGRSHGDVMSTYTNDVDTLRQMIGQSLPQAFNSVITLCVTFASMIVLSIPLTLVSILMAVVMGVATTQLGKRSRRHFTLQQQNIARVNSFIEEMMSGQKVVKVFCHEQEAIREFEEINEELRKSAYHANRIANIVMPVNGNLGNLGYVLIAVVGATLALSGNFSLTLGTIVSFLTLNKNFSQPIAHVSQQINSIIMASAGAERVFRLLDDSQEPDRGHWTMKDGCWTDGKTSVPVRGGVKFDMVDFSYVPEKQVLFDVQIDAMPGQKIAFVGGTGAGKTTITNLINRFYDIQDGKIQFDGININDIRKTDLRKSLGMVLQETHLFSGTVIDNIRYGCLDATDEDCVKAAKLVGADDFIRRLSNGYLTELQEGNSAALSQGERQLLAIARAAVANPPVLILDEATSSIDTYTERLVQQGMDSIMKGRTTFVIAHRLSTVRNADCIIVLDHGRIIEQGTHEQLIALQGKYYQLYTGGSL, encoded by the coding sequence ATGAGAAACGCTTTTACTCCTCATCAACGGAACAAGGTGGAAAACCTTGCAGGGGTTGACAAGAAGGGTGTCTTGTTGCGACTGACACGCTACGTGCTGAAGAATTACCGCTTCTCGTGCCTGACCGTTGCGTTCTGCATCCTCGTCACGGCAGTCACGACGTTGACGTCAACGCTCTTCACGCGGACGCTGATAGACGATTATATCGTGCCGCTCACGCAGACAGACAATCCGCAGTATGGGTCGTTGGCACAGGCACTGCTCACTCTGGGAGTCGTCTTGCTTTTCGGCGTAATATGCTCCTACACCTACAACCGCATCATGATCAACGTCACGCAAGGCACCATGCTGCGCCTGCGAAACGATATGTTTGCCCACATGCAGAAACTTCCGGTCTCCTATTTCGACGGTCGGTCGCACGGCGACGTGATGTCCACCTATACGAACGATGTCGATACGTTGCGGCAGATGATAGGGCAGAGCTTGCCGCAAGCGTTCAACTCCGTGATAACTCTGTGTGTCACGTTTGCCAGCATGATTGTGCTGAGCATACCGCTGACCCTTGTCTCGATCTTGATGGCAGTGGTGATGGGTGTGGCAACGACGCAACTCGGCAAGCGCTCGCGGCGCCACTTCACGTTGCAGCAGCAGAATATCGCGCGCGTCAATAGCTTTATTGAGGAGATGATGAGCGGGCAGAAGGTCGTGAAAGTGTTCTGCCACGAGCAGGAAGCCATCAGGGAGTTTGAGGAAATCAACGAGGAATTGCGTAAGAGTGCCTACCATGCCAACCGGATTGCCAATATCGTGATGCCAGTGAACGGTAATCTCGGCAACCTCGGTTATGTGCTGATTGCTGTTGTCGGCGCCACGCTGGCACTCTCCGGCAATTTCAGTCTTACGCTGGGTACGATTGTTTCATTCCTGACGCTGAACAAGAATTTCTCGCAGCCGATAGCCCATGTCAGTCAGCAGATTAACAGTATCATCATGGCATCGGCAGGAGCAGAGCGGGTGTTCAGGCTGTTGGATGACAGTCAGGAGCCCGACCGTGGGCATTGGACGATGAAAGACGGGTGCTGGACGGACGGGAAGACAAGCGTTCCCGTGCGTGGCGGCGTGAAGTTCGACATGGTAGATTTCAGTTATGTGCCGGAAAAACAAGTCCTTTTCGATGTGCAGATAGATGCGATGCCAGGTCAGAAAATCGCTTTTGTCGGCGGGACAGGAGCGGGAAAGACCACGATTACCAACCTCATCAACCGCTTCTATGACATCCAGGACGGGAAAATCCAATTCGACGGCATCAATATCAATGACATCCGGAAAACCGATTTGCGCAAGAGTCTGGGCATGGTGCTCCAGGAAACCCATCTGTTCAGCGGAACGGTCATCGACAATATCCGCTACGGATGTCTTGATGCGACCGACGAAGATTGTGTCAAGGCTGCAAAACTGGTAGGCGCAGACGATTTCATCCGTCGTCTGAGTAATGGCTATCTGACAGAATTGCAAGAGGGAAACAGTGCGGCTCTCAGTCAGGGCGAGCGCCAGCTGCTTGCCATTGCCCGTGCTGCCGTAGCCAATCCTCCGGTGTTGATTCTCGATGAGGCAACCAGTAGCATCGACACTTACACGGAGCGCCTCGTGCAACAAGGAATGGACTCTATCATGAAAGGGCGCACCACGTTTGTCATCGCGCATCGTCTCTCCACCGTTCGTAATGCAGACTGCATCATCGTTCTCGACCATGGGCGCATCATCGAGCAGGGAACACACGAGCAACTCATTGCCTTGCAAGGGAAATACTATCAACTCTATACAGGCGGAAGCTTGTAG